A window of the Brassica oleracea var. oleracea cultivar TO1000 chromosome C1, BOL, whole genome shotgun sequence genome harbors these coding sequences:
- the LOC106293073 gene encoding protein FRA10AC1: MASSATIRSEIYDREERKQQYQAHIRGLNAYERHKKFLKDYVRFYGKDKPTEVKLPLKTDHDTLREGYRFIRSEEDDLNPSWEQRLVKRYYDKLFKEYCIADMSRYKTGQMGLRWRTEKEVMSGKGQFMCGSKQCHEIEGLASYEVNFSYHEAGEHKQALVKLVTCERCAEKLYYKRGKDAERSESKEKKRQKRKRNRSSSEDDIEEEERRKGKKNKSKLEGCEREGKDDENFDEFMEGMFPGKGDN, from the exons ATGGCTTCTTCGGCAACTATCAGATCTGAAATTTACGACCGAGAAGAACGCAAGCA GCAATACCAAGCGCACATTCGTGGCCTCAATGCTTATGAACGCCACAAGAAGTTCTTGAAAGACTACG TTCGTTTCTATGGCAAGGACAAGCCGACAGAAGTCAAGCTCCCGCTTAAAACCGACCACGACACACTTAGAGAAGGATACCG GTTTATACGTTCTGAAGAAGATGATTTGAACCCTTCTTGGGAGCAAAGGCTGGTGAAGCGATACTATGATAAGCTTTTTAAGGA ATACTGTATAGCTGACATGTCAAGATACAAGACTGGTCAG ATGGGTTTAAGATGGAGAACGGAAAAGGAAGTAATGTCAGGCAAAG GGCAGTTTATGTGTGGGAGCAAACAATGTCATGAAATAGAAGGGTTAGCGAGCTATGAG GTGAATTTTTCTTATCACGAAGCTGGAGAACACAAACAAGCCCTTGTTAAACTCGTAACTTGTGAGAG ATGTGCTGAGAAGCTTTACTACAAAAGAGGAAAGGATGCTGAAAGATCAGAGAGTAAAGAAAAGAAAAGGCAGAAACGTAAACG GAATCGATCAAGTAGTGAAGATGACATAGAGGAAGAGGAAAGGAGAAAAG GAAAAAAGAACAAGTCCAAGCTGGAAGGTTGTGAGAGAGAAGGCAAGGATGATGAAAACTTCGACGAATTCATGGAAGGAATGTTTCCGGGGAAGGGTGATAATTAG